AGCTATACTTCTTAACAATTTTGAAGATGGAATAAGAAAATCACAAACAATTTGAACAACAGAAGTCGAAACAGATAGATGTTACACCGAAAATTATATACCCTAACAATTTAGAATATGGAATAGGAAGCTCACCGTTTCTGAAGTTGTTTCCAGCTTTGAAAAAAATCAGGTATTTTTCCAGTGAATTTGTTACTGCTAATCCTACTGCATAAATGCAATCAGGAAATACAATAAATCCTACGATTTTGTAACGGATTTACGAAGTaacaataagaaagaaaaagggtaCAAACACGTACAGTTCTGTTAACTCGGTCAGATTAGTGAGAGCCCTGGGCAGCTCTCCTGTGAGATTGTTGGCATTCAGATTGCTGTAGGTACCAATGCCAATTTATCAGTACTGGTTCTTACTTATTCAAGGTatctaaaaattaaataaaagctTACAGATAATTCAAGAAAACCAATTTCCCAAGCTCAGGAGGAACAGTTCCAGAAAACATGTTATTCTCTAAGCTCCTGCAAACTTATTCTCTTTCATCAGCATTACAATACGCTAAACCAAGCGCAAAATTAAAATTGATGATTACAAATAATACAAGGTCATAACGAGAGATCAAGCCAGAGCATACATTTGGATTAGGGTGGTAATGTTTCCCAAGTAGCTAGGGATTGGTCCCGTTAAGTTGTTCACGGCAAGGGACCTGCATTGTACTCATTTTGTTAATGCTATTAGTATAAACGGTTAACCTTGAACATGAAGTTGAGAAATCATTTACAGATATTCCAACTTCGTCGAAGCCCATTCACGCGGTATAGTACCGCTGAGGTAGTTCCGGGTGAAATCACTGTAAAGAAGAGAAAAGATAATAGTCCAATATTTGTGGAAATGATGTAAAACAACTTTTCAGCGAATATACAGCTGAAAATGTTTCCTTTCCTTACACTTCTTTTAGGTAGGGTAACTTTGCAACTGATGATGGAAGTACACCAGCAAGATCTTGCCCTGTAAGAAAACTGTATCACAAAATGTCAGCtcacaaactttaaaaactgTACGCAGAAGGAATCCTAATACTTTATATCTGTGAGAAGTGAGGATCAAGTCCTACATTAGTGAGGGACCAAACCATATGCAAGAGCTTACAAGGAGTTGAGTTGCTACCCATATTGCCAAATGGCTTTTATAATGGAACCTTAACTTctttatggtatcagagcaagtttGCTCACATGTGAAGTCCAACCGCCACATATGCTCAACGCCACCCAATTTGTGTTGTGCACATGTTTGGTTTGAAAATTCATCACACGTAAGGGGCTTGTGAGAATGTGAGGACAACGTCCCGCATCGGCGAGGGACCAAACCATACAAGGGCTTATAAGGACTTTGGCTCCTTCTcgtattgtcaattggttttatagcgGAAGTTCAATTTCTTCAATATCTACTTTTATGAACAAAGAGGGGAATTATATATAGCAACCTAAAATGCAGTCTTAGAGTCTGTAATGTTGTTACAAAAACTTGCAGGCATGGTCGACCCTGGCCCACTGTGGGTTCGACGACTGTCCAAGGCCCAAAAGAATTGGGTGCACCAAAGCTATTGGGgttgtatatttatttatgttttcataagagtataattttgtaaaatttggttaaagaatcaagaagtttaattagaactGGTGGTTTTTGTTGCTTAAAATTAATGAGAAGGTCCTGGTTTCGAAACACTATATGTGTTTACTTTACtttccaatttttacaaatttctttttataagaatataaatttataaaatttggttaaataataaaaaagttcAAGCAAAAGTGGTGGTttatgttgtttaaaattaacaaggagGCCTTGTGTTCAAAATGCATTTtgtgtattattatttttcaatttttatgaatttcttttcataagagtataaatttataaagtttggttaaatgatcaagaagtttaatcataagcaattttgttgttgtttaaaattaatgagagGTCCTAAATttgaaatgctatgtgcatgtttattcttccaatttttacgaatttctttttggttgttaatttctttttaattactggctagtagctatgtgggttacaacttttaaacttttattccAATACAAGTCTAACTTTCAAtattctttcaaaaaaaaaaatagtctaaCCATCAATAGAGAGTAATGTGTAGACCGAATTTACAAATCATATGACGTGTCACCACTATGTTTAATTTAGTGTTCATTCATTACTTgcacatatcaattaaagacttgAGAATAtgattgataggatttttactactcatgtgaaagggcttaaatctcctattttacttgcaagaatcacaaggttattgtagtataaacggatctcgcaaggtcgtctccacagggattactaaataattcgaactaatcagattccatttaattattgtaaagtagaaattgaagtgattgattttataacctaattaaaataaaaaggaaattaatgaattaaaataaacaatctgcaatattagagctagagagaaaagaaaacagttttgggagaataaaattaagaaagcactagggttccaccatcacctagcaatcctatgaatttttacccattACTTATAATCTAAATATGccattttgaaggttagatttttctaattcatattctacttggaacctccaacatagaacgtatatctaacatgcaacccgtccggacgttcggatcaaatctaaacatgaaagactcattatgctttatgaaaatcctttgaaaaaccatgtaatccttaagacgtgatattcatcctaagagaaattacaattattaatcacaagaagccagcgtcaatttcagggaaccttccgaccaaaattgcatcaaattacttttctaaagatcctaatggtgatcaggcattacgacaattagatagtttttatcccggtgattaacaattcaaagtacgcatgcaatcgatcataagcaattaaataaaaatcacatattcctgctaaggctcaaggcttcgccctagcaaaagaaattagttccgcatattcataattgaaatcatagaaatatctattaagaaaaagattgaaaacaccttcaagtagaaaatcttcaaaaccctagcacttctctctgtctccaatattgcataaaataaagcgtagagaaaaactgtagacggccaaaCAATATATCTGCCAAGCCATCCCAAAAACcctaggaaacataaccctaaattaaatgataaaattcgtctaaaatctgaacagtcacgttttggcccataagctgctccaaaactggcccaatatagctggatttaatgtttgaaatattctgaacacttttccagaaggccacgaacccatccgaggtcatcttgggctccaaaaacgtcatttaagcccaaaaacgtcatttttcAGCACTgcacactgcttctttatttcatcgctagaaaataaccgcttggtggaaaaatcccaaattttgatacgattaagctaagtgactcacgaacgtcctccaactggaattactccaaaattcgtccatttgatcctgtttttctccagaggaagtcgaaagtcctatattgaatatattgaaaatacaattcaaagtatcaaaattcttccaaaatattaaccaaaatatactaagattagggtaaaatatataatataaaatctactcatcaatgATTATTTTTTTCAGTCCCATATTGAAAACgctagtaaataaataaaaaatgccactctaactaatatcaagaccttttgtgataaaaccccacacctgaggattgtgtaGGTagttaagtggggacagtatcgatGTTGTTAGAGTGGGCCCTTGGCCCGTCGACTTGAAAAATTCTACAAGAACCAATCCATATTGCATATTGAGCGAGAAAAACCAACTTTGAATTATTCAACCTTGCGTCCCTGCTGTAATTCCTTAGAACTTAAACCATGGCAAGTGGAAAATTGACAGCTTGATCCTGACAATCATATACATAAAAATTGGACtgaatttgaattaaaattaCTGTATCATTTCTTTCTCCAATTGGTTTGTTACATAGAACTTCTACTTCGCGAATGTAGCAAACCATTTAGAGTTGCCTCAATTGATTAAAAGCGTTTATTCTTGCATCCAAAGTTGTAATCAAAAGTATGAAGCTGAAGCTTTGATATTGGAAAGTGTACGTACTACTTATCATTACACGAGAATATGCATACTTGAGCCCATAACAAGGTTTACGTTAATTACTAAGTAGATGTACTACTACTAGGACCAATTTTATAGAGATCTGAGGACGTGGCAGCAGAAGAATTAACCCATGTTGCATCTGATGAACCAACAAGGCTCTGAGTTCCACTTGTAACCCCCTGTGCAGTCGGATCAAACGGGTTTCTCAAGGTTGCTAACTTCAGTTCATCGCCGTAAATATTTGGGTTCATGACCGATTCACGAACAAGTGTCCGTCCTTCAAGCATGCTCACTACTGCAGACATGGTCGGCCTGAGAGCTGGGGCTGGATTGATGCATAAGAGAGCTACCTTGACCATTGTAATCACCTCTTCCACTTCAAAATCGGACCCCAACCTTGGATCCACTAGCTCTATTAAGTTCCCCTTTTGTTGTAAAACAAGAGCCTGAAATAAGCAGATAAAAAAGACTAGCCGAGATTAGCTACTCAACGTTGACATGTACTCAAGCTCTTAGAATGACGATCTTACCCAATCCACAAGGCATACGAAGTTCTCATTTGGTCGATATTTCATGTTGTTCTTTCCAGCAACAATTTCCAATGCAACTACACCAAAGCTGTAAACATCTGCTTTATATGTTAAATAACCCCATAGTGCATATTCTGGAGCCATGTATCCTCTACACAACAAATTCAGTTTCAAGGAGTTAGACAAGACATTAGTTCCAGGGGACATTTCAATAAATAAGCATGTAGAATATAGTAGCAGCACGCTTACAT
This genomic interval from Malus domestica chromosome 05, GDT2T_hap1 contains the following:
- the LOC114823158 gene encoding probable leucine-rich repeat receptor-like serine/threonine-protein kinase At3g14840, translated to MSLENNMFSGTVPPELGKLVFLNYLNLNANNLTGELPRALTNLTELTELRISSNKFTGKIPDFFQSWKQLQKREIQASGC